The nucleotide window CCCAATGGGGAGGCTGCTGGGGCTGCAGCTCTCGGGACATGTTCTGGAACATGTTCTGGGCTCTAGGTGTTGGCTTGGTCACTCCCCAGTCTGTCACTGGACCAAGGGACAGCACCTCACCATGCCTCTGGTCCAGCTTATATCATAAAAGCTGGGGTCACAAATAACACCCAATGCCCAGAGCTCTGCTGATGACATGAACTCAAACAGGAAGAACAATACCTGGCATGAGGTTCACTCTCAatccacatgagccctgtcacagGCCACCTGGCCTGCTGCCTCCTCCCCCCAACCCATCACTATTCTTCCTTATGTCCTTAAGTAATGACAGACAATGAGACTTGAGGATTGTTCTTAACTCAGCTAAGGGACTTGGCAtgttctgttttctccacctGGAACAGTCACACAGCTGGCTTCAGGCCTTTGCTCAAAGGTCGCCTTCTCAGGAAGCTGCCCCTGGATGCTCCGTCTAGAGTTCCCTCACAACATTCCTATCCTTGTCCTGATTTTCTCTCTTTAGCATTGACTGCTGACTATGAGTTCTATCTTCCCCACTAACACCATAAAAGCCATGGGTTTGTcggttttgttcactgctatttcCCAAGCACCTAAGACAAGGAGGCACTGAATGGAGTTCAATTAGTGCTCCCTCAATCCTGTGAGTTGCATCCATCCCACCCTCTGCTGCCATGGGtgtttgggggatgggggtgggaggggaggcacagccctgaccctGAGAAACAAGGCCCTGCCCCTCTGAGAGTTCATGGGCCaccaaagcaagcagaaaataatgaaactagACAAATTTACAAACTCTGGTAACCTATGAAAGAAAAGTGCAAAGCACTACATGGGGCTAGCCCCATGGCAGGCCCTTTGCAGAATAATCACAATGGTACTCTGAGGTAGGTGTTACAGTTCTCACTAAGGACCCCAGCTAAGATCCCTGATGCAAACCCAGATCTTCCTGTCCTAACCTCACAGCTGATTAGCTCTTCTTTGTTCTTCATCCTTGGAGAGAAGTTTAACAGTCATACTTTTTAGTTGCAGGCCAACAGGCAGACCCCCCCAACAACTCCCCTCCATTCTTTTGTCCCTCGCTGGGGTCTTCCATTGTACTGACTTGAAGCCACCAAGCCCAGAAGTTTGAGCCCCTCCCCAGGGATAAGTCTTGTTGGGATAAGGGAGATTTCACTCTCTCGGAAGACAAAGAGGATTCAGTCCACTTTTGAGGGGGTGAGGTATTCCTGTCTCTTTCTCCAGCCCTTGGtgctgtttcctttccctcttctttcaGCAAACACATGCCTGGGATCTGAGGGGAGGCTGACTAAAGGCTGAACTCAGTGCCCATGGCTCCAAACCTGCTGGTGTCATCTGAGGCAGACCCAGAGGGCCTGATATCAACTGCTGACCCAAGGCAGCTCTCACTCATCCATATTTCAGGGCTAAGGGTCACATGCACTATCTTGCTGTTGTATCCTGATGGCAGTCTTAACTAAATCACTCTCGTCTTGCAGAAAGGCATGAAGACTCCAAGCAGTTAAGTCACTTGCTCACAAATAGCTCCCGCTCATCCTAAACGCTGCCTTAACTGCATTTCAAACTAGCTTTGGTCCACACAGCGTGGGGGAATGAAAGGGTGAGCCTCTGAGCATTGTACAGTAGGACTAATGCTCAGTTCTCAAACCAAGTTTCATAGATAGGGAAACCTACCCTGCAGGTCTAGCCTCACAATTTGAAAAGCAAGATAGGCGATAAGACTACAAAGAAGACAGGACCGCTTCCAGGAAAAACCGAGTATCCGCTACTATGGGACCCAGCATTAACAAATCCTATCAAACAGCAACATATACCGGGCCCTGCGCTAAACTATCGAGTCTAAATGACCACACCAGGAAGGAATTCCAGAGAAGGGAAGTAACCGGCGCCAGGGTGGCAGAGCAAGTCAGCAGTGGGGTCGGGATTTAGCCAGCGCAAAAGGGTGGAGAGCGCCGCTGGAGACCTAGGTCCAGCAAATGCGAGGCCCAGGCAGGGTTGGGGATCGACACAGCTCAGTAGCAAAGCCCGACCTTGCTGGGGATTGGGCTCGTGCGCAAGCACTTACCGGGATGCAGGTGAGTGCGCACTGCGCGTCCTCGTACCAATGCGCCGAGAGAAGGGTGAGTGAGAGCGCGAGGCATATGGTGGCGAGCACGAGCAACGTGGCCTCGGGGACCTACGTCCAGCTGCCAGCCCCGGCAACCAGTGGCCGCGGCGCCCAGCCTGGCCAGGTAGAGCAGCCCCTCGAATGGCAGCACCGTGAGGCGCCGCAGCAGCGCCAGCCACCGGTTCAGCCACAGGGCGGCGACCAACTCACTCACTGTGAGTGCAGGTCCAGCGACAAGGAGCACGCGCGCTGCAAAGAGGGTACGCGGCTGCAACCTGGGCTTGGGCTGCTCGACGGGGTGGGCCAGGCCTAGCAAGGCCGAGCCCCTCAAGACAGTCCGCTGCCCCCAGACCCAGCCAACACCGCCCCCATCTTTCCCAGCGCCGCGCTGGTTTCCGCAGAGGCACCGCCTCACGTCTGACGTTTTACTTCCGCTGAGCCTTGGGCGCCACCAGAGCATCGCGGAATCAGAACAGCCAGGGACACGTAGTGGGCTGGATCCGGAAGTGGCTACTCACGGAAGTGGCTACTCACGGGGACGCCATGACAGGTTGCTGCCGGAAAAAGGTTGGGCGTAGCCATGACAGAAAGGGCTTGAAAGGGCTAAAGGCGGCCTGTCTACCCTGCCACGCCGGACTGAGACCGGAAAAAACGAGGCAAGCCCGGGCGCCGTGACAACCTGAACCGGAAAAGGCGAGTCCTCCTCCGAGACTACACGGCACCGGCCTGGCTGGTTCACGAAGGACGGAACTTGTACACTTCGGAGGCAGGGCCTGTCAGGGAAAAGCCGGTGTTCAGGGGGCGGGGATTACTATGGGGGCGGGGCTTGTGTCTCCTGCCGAAAGCCTCCTCCTTCAGGGTCCTGGGGAGGGCTCAGGACTGGCAGGCTTAAAAAGCTAACACAGGACACAGCCACACATGACAAGAGCCATCATGCAATAGATAATAATTACTCACAAAATTACTACTTtaacataaaatatgaaaaatcggtgtttatttgaaatgatgtattttttctgtattatttactTTCCTGTTACATAAATGCTATTGTTTGACCAAACCAAAATAGTATTGTACTAATAGTGGCAATGGTACAGTATTTAATATTGTACTACTAATAgaaaaaggtatatcaatatGTTTATAGTGTTTCTGTCCTCTGATACAGAATTTATATGAGCTATATTTTCAACTGTTTATTGGATATTGAATTTTCTCTTACATTGCATGTTCTTAAGATTCTTAAAATACATACGTGTAAGACTTTGCAAAAGGAGAATGTAAATGCAATAGGACTTGGATAatattatgtatttaatataatatataatatataatatacatatatatatatatgtatacatatacatatatacatatatataaatattatgtatttaataaaataacgatgatgtttctttctttcccattacACAGTAGGATATTTTTACTCTTtcactcttcttttccaattatgcTTATATGAGCAGACTGCGACCTTTAGAACATCCTTTTCTTTTATGTAGTTATAAAACTAAGGCAAAGATGACATCATTTTGACTTGCTCTTCTCAAGTTCACAATTCTTGATTCTTGGTGTCATTCCAATGTGATGACATCAAGCTAAATATCCTCTCAACTAAAGCCTTTCTTTACTTACTAACAACAACAAGCTTTTTGACTTGTAGGACTTTGTTTCTAGTTCTCCAAAGCAGGTCTGTTTTGTAGACCAGCTTATTTATCAATCAAGCCTTTGCATCTATAAATTCATCATATACTGCTATCGGTGTCCAAAATGTCTGTAGATTTTTGAACACTCAGAAGCACATGGGATATCAACATACATTAAACCTCCCTTTCTCCGGGAGAATGGTTTAAAGCATAGATGTAATTTGAAGTTGTGAAATCAGAGTTGGATTCCAAATAGTTACATTTTTAGGAAAGAAACTGAGAATGTTTTGTTTAGTTTGACTGCCCTTTCCTGGTGACATTTTGAATTCTAAAGCAGGCTTATTTCaaaaaatgagttattttttGCCATATGAATTTTTGTCACAACCTACACATAGTGTTCAACAACTTAGGGGCAGTTagttcatccttgtcttgttcttttggtgtcatatgcaAGAAATTGCTACCAAGACCAATATCAAGGAGCttattctctctgttttcttctagggtttttacagtttcaggtcttatgttcaagtccttaatccatttcaagttaatttttgtgagtggtataagatagaagttcaatttcattcttttgcttttggtattcagttttcccaacaccatttgttgaagagactacctTTCTCCATTCTGTATTCTTAGCTCCcatgtcaaatattagttgaccatatatgcatgggtttatttctgggtgctgGTGTCCTTATGGAATGAGTTAGGAAgaattccctctgcttctgtcttctgaAAGAGACATAGATGTAATAATTGGTATACTTTCTTCCTTATAGGTTTGGTAGATTTTACCAGTGAACTTGTCTGggtctggtgctttctgttttggaaggttgttcattattgattcaatttctgtaATAGATAAATGCCcattcagattgtctgtttcttcttgtgtgagtctTGGCAGattatgtctttcaaggaattgtttcatttaattcagCTTATCAAActtgtgggcatagagttgttcatagcaTTCCTCTATTATCCTTGTAATGTCTATGAGATCTGTAGTGATGTTCCTCCTTGTAATGTCTATGAGATCTGTAGTGATGTTCCCTCTCTCACTTCTGATgttagtaatttgtgtcctctttcttttttatcagtTAGCTGGCTAgaagcttatcaattttattgatctttttcaaagaactggcttttggttttgttaatcttctttattgatttcctgttttcaacttcattgatttctgctctaattgttatttctgcttactttggatttattttgctgttctttttctagtttcctaaggtggaaacttaggttactgattttagatctttcttcttttctaatatatacatttatatataaaatttttctctaagcactacttttgctgcattgTAACAATTTTGAtaccttgtttttttcattttcttctagttcaaaatattgggttggccaaaaagttcatttgattcatgaatatgttgttcaataaaattcttggtgaaaatgaaaaatgtgtcttttacttttacttaaaactgaatgaactttttggctaactcaatattttaaaatttctcttgagatttcttctctgACCCATATGTcctttagaagtgtgttgtttaatctctgtGTTTTGGGATTtttcagttatctttctgttattgatttctaatttaattctaatttaattccattttggtctgagagaagaaaatatgtgattcctatttttataaatttttatggtGTGTTTTTTGGCCCCAAATGTAGTCTATTTTGTTGAAATGGTCCCTGTGAGCTTTAGAAGAATTGTAATcagctgttgttggatgaagtaatCTATACATATCTATTGTAACCAGTTGACTGGATATGCATCTCTTCCaactggctgttcctgagttatatctttttttaacaaACTGGTAAcctagtaagtaaactgtttttctgaattctgtgagctgctctagaaaattaattgaacctgaggaggAAGTTGGagaaacctctgatttatagcctgtaggtcagaagcacaggtaacaacctggaatTGTAATTGACCTCTGAAGTGAGTGGGAGAAATCATGTGAGACTGAGCTCTTAACCTGTGAGATCTGAtgttatctccaggtagatagcaTCAGAATTGAGTTAATTGCTTGGTTttgttggaaaaacaaaaaacaaaacaaaacaaaaaaaacacataccAGAGTGTCTGACATTAGTtggggggaaattctcagtcattaacGTTTCAAATGTTTCTTCTGGTCCTTTTactcttctccttctgatattCTTATTATATGTAAACTATACTTTTTGCATTTGTCCCACTGTACTTGGATatctgtggttttttgtttgtttttgtttttcttctctttgttttttatttttggggatTTCTATTGAGATATCTTCAAGCtctgagattctttcctcagccatgtcccATCTACTAATAAgctcatcaaaggcattcttcaatTCTGTTACAGTGTTTCTGATCTTGTGAAAGAATTTTAATCTAAAATAGAACCagaggatataaaatggagaatcTCACACATGTGCCCTCAGGAGGACAAAACTTAAGGTCTAAGAGACAGGTTTCCCATAAATGTCTGCTTTACAGAAAACTGATAGTGTCAGAATTTTCTCAGATGATGGGGATTGATCAAAGTTGTCTTATACcaattttggaaagttttgctGGAGACATGAATAAGTGATAACCCAGGTTGTGTTGATCTCACAAAGTGGGCTGAATTGAGCTTGGTTTGTGTGACTGGACTGATTTTGTCAGCTCAGGAAGTTTTCATGGCTAGTATCTATTCTTTACTTTAATGGACTCTAACTGAACTTTCTCTTCTTTACATTCCCTTTGCCTAAATACAGCCTACTCCAAACCCTCAATGGGCTCACCTGTAGCTTGCTACAGTTTGCTTGCCCTGACTTGCAATTCCTCTAACTATTCCTGCACAAACTCATCTTTTTGAGCTTACCTCAGTTTATATCTTCATTGTCAACAAACTCTaacatttctattttgttatttctTAGGATTTTCATCTCACTGTTTACactgcccatctgttcttgcatgccatctactttatccattgaAGCCCTTAGTATGTTaattatagttgttttaaattcctggtctgataatttCAACATCCCTGTCATGTTTGGTtttgatgcttgctctgtctcttgaaattatgttttatgccttttggtatgccttgtaattttttcttgatagccaaACATGATgtactgtgttaaaaaaaaaaaagaaagaaagaaaactactgtaaataggcctttagtcaTGTGTGGTGAGGTTTCAGGAGCAGGGA belongs to Balaenoptera ricei isolate mBalRic1 chromosome 17, mBalRic1.hap2, whole genome shotgun sequence and includes:
- the LOC132352113 gene encoding uncharacterized protein LOC132352113 isoform X3, with protein sequence MLWWRPRLSGSKTSDVRRCLCGNQRGAGKDGGGVGWVWGQRTVLRGSALLGLAHPVEQPKPRLQPRTLFAARVLLVAGPALTVSELVAALWLNRWLALLRRLTVLPFEGLLYLARLGAAATGCRGWQLDVGPRGHVARARHHMPRALTHPSLGALVRGRAVRTHLHPE
- the LOC132352113 gene encoding endoplasmic reticulum transmembrane helix translocase-like isoform X1; this encodes MLWWRPRLSGSKTSDVRRCLCGNQRGAGKDGGGVGWVWGQRTVLRGSALLGLAHPVEQPKPRLQPRTLFAARVLLVAGPALTVSELVAALWLNRWLALLRRLTVLPFEGLLYLARLGAAATGCRGWQLDVGPRGHVARARHHMPRALTHPSLGALVRGRAVRTHLHPGRRWTGDLHAMEKKQSLHKAFPLGNVFSYYQSNREVQENSEVCEAE
- the LOC132352113 gene encoding uncharacterized protein LOC132352113 isoform X2 — encoded protein: MLWWRPRLSGSKTSDVRRCLCGNQRGAGKDGGGVGWVWGQRTVLRGSALLGLAHPVEQPKPRLQPRTLFAARVLLVAGPALTVSELVAALWLNRWLALLRRLTVLPFEGLLYLARLGAAATGCRGWQLDVGPRGHVARARHHMPRALTHPSLGALVRGRAVRTHLHPGIGPQQSELHEGGANCQQWFH